From the genome of Acidobacteriota bacterium, one region includes:
- the nadC gene encoding carboxylating nicotinate-nucleotide diphosphorylase — MSEVTLPFPLLYEPLLRRALEEDLGRAGDLTSDAIVPPGTRARALVAARSAGRVAGLEVALRTFRLLDPSAEISILVPDGADADAGRAVARVAGEGRAVLAAERVALNLLGRLCGIATVTRDLVATVERHGARVVCTRKTTPGLRALEKHAVRLGGGANHRFGLDDAVLIKDNHLALAGGVKAAVARTRARVGHLVKIEVEVDDLEQLDEALEVGVEALLLDNMSLDQLREAVSRVRGRTGGRTVIEASGGIRPDTAAEIAATGVDLLSVGWLTHSAPALDVGLDIELAGC, encoded by the coding sequence GTGAGTGAGGTGACGCTGCCCTTTCCGCTGCTCTACGAACCGCTGCTGCGCCGCGCCCTCGAAGAGGACCTCGGCCGCGCCGGCGACCTCACCAGCGATGCCATCGTGCCGCCGGGTACCCGTGCCCGGGCGCTGGTGGCGGCCCGAAGTGCCGGCCGGGTGGCCGGACTGGAAGTCGCCCTCAGGACCTTCCGGCTGCTCGATCCGTCGGCGGAAATCTCGATTCTGGTGCCGGACGGTGCGGACGCGGACGCCGGCCGGGCCGTCGCCCGGGTGGCAGGTGAAGGGCGAGCGGTGCTCGCCGCCGAACGGGTCGCCCTCAACTTGCTGGGGCGCCTGTGCGGCATCGCCACCGTCACCCGCGACCTGGTGGCGACGGTGGAGCGCCACGGCGCCCGGGTGGTGTGCACCCGCAAGACCACACCGGGTCTGCGGGCGCTCGAAAAACACGCCGTGCGGCTGGGCGGCGGCGCCAACCACCGCTTCGGCCTGGACGACGCGGTGTTGATCAAGGACAACCATCTGGCCCTCGCCGGCGGGGTGAAGGCGGCGGTGGCTCGGACCCGCGCCCGGGTTGGCCACCTGGTCAAGATCGAGGTCGAGGTGGATGATCTGGAGCAGTTGGACGAAGCGCTGGAAGTCGGCGTGGAGGCGTTGCTGCTCGACAACATGTCCCTCGATCAACTGCGTGAGGCGGTGAGCCGGGTCCGGGGTCGCACGGGGGGCAGGACGGTGATCGAGGCATCCGGCGGCATCCGGCCGGACACCGCCGCCGAGATCGCCGCCACCGGGGTAGATTTGCTCTCCGTCGGCTGGTTGACCCACAGCGCGCCGGCCCTCGACGTCGGCTTGGACATCGAGCTAGCGGGTTGCTGA
- a CDS encoding L-aspartate oxidase, protein MTRSIEAATQGRDPIYADEVRGCDVLVVGGGVAGLSAALGSAARSVTLLTKTAFGAGGSSRWAQGGIAAAVGQDDSPQLHGADTLAVGGGLADPAAVDILTREGPARIASLIALGARFDRVDRGAEAPLALGREAAHSRRRILHAGGDATGAELVRTLIGAVRSDPRIRVAEHTFALDLVVEKGRVFGVLAVEGGRAGEPYRRIFYRSAAVVLATGGCGQLYRWTTNPPEVTGDGLAMSARAGAELVDLEMVQFHPTALAARQDHPTAPLPLLTEALRGEGAVLIDGAGHRFMVDEHELAELAPRDIVARAIARRSAAGGEVFLDAREAVGERFPERFPTAFEACRRFGIDPRRQPMPVVPAAHYSMGGVAVDARGRTSLPGLWACGEVASTGVHGANRLASNSLLEGLVFGARVAADAKPRPMAMPRLAVRKTASRPPTEDATAQRAELRNLAWRHLGLERSAEGLQAVQRRYRRLAEELPAIEESTFAALESRNLVAVGLGVARAAERRRESRGAHFRRDFPAVDPAFAYRLRWRGEEVIDARSGGRVREGAAGE, encoded by the coding sequence ATGACGCGATCGATCGAGGCGGCGACCCAGGGGCGGGATCCCATCTACGCCGACGAAGTGCGCGGCTGCGACGTTCTGGTGGTCGGAGGCGGTGTCGCGGGCTTGAGCGCCGCTCTCGGCTCCGCCGCCCGTTCCGTGACGCTGTTGACCAAGACGGCCTTCGGCGCGGGTGGCTCGAGCCGCTGGGCCCAGGGCGGCATCGCCGCCGCCGTCGGGCAAGACGACTCGCCGCAACTCCACGGCGCCGACACCCTGGCCGTTGGCGGGGGACTGGCGGATCCGGCGGCGGTTGACATCCTGACCCGCGAGGGGCCGGCCCGAATCGCTTCGCTCATCGCCCTCGGCGCGCGCTTCGACCGGGTCGATAGGGGTGCCGAGGCACCCCTCGCCCTGGGGCGCGAGGCCGCCCACAGCCGGCGGCGCATCCTGCACGCCGGCGGTGACGCCACCGGCGCCGAACTGGTGCGCACGCTGATCGGCGCCGTGCGGTCGGATCCACGGATCCGGGTGGCGGAGCACACCTTCGCCCTCGATCTGGTGGTCGAGAAGGGGAGAGTCTTCGGCGTGTTGGCGGTCGAAGGCGGCCGGGCGGGCGAGCCCTACCGGCGCATTTTCTACCGCTCCGCCGCGGTGGTGCTGGCCACCGGTGGCTGCGGCCAGCTCTACCGCTGGACGACCAATCCGCCGGAGGTCACCGGCGACGGTCTGGCGATGTCGGCGCGCGCCGGCGCCGAGTTGGTGGATCTGGAGATGGTGCAATTCCATCCCACCGCCCTCGCCGCCCGCCAAGACCACCCGACGGCGCCGCTGCCGCTGTTGACGGAAGCCCTGCGTGGCGAAGGAGCGGTGCTGATCGACGGCGCCGGCCATCGCTTTATGGTGGACGAACACGAGCTGGCGGAACTGGCGCCGCGGGACATCGTGGCCCGCGCCATCGCCCGGCGCAGCGCCGCCGGCGGAGAGGTGTTTCTCGATGCGCGGGAGGCCGTGGGGGAGCGCTTCCCGGAACGATTCCCAACGGCCTTCGAGGCCTGCCGCCGATTTGGGATCGACCCGCGCCGGCAGCCGATGCCGGTGGTGCCGGCGGCCCACTACAGCATGGGCGGAGTGGCCGTCGATGCCCGTGGCCGGACGTCCCTGCCGGGCTTGTGGGCCTGCGGTGAGGTGGCCTCGACGGGCGTTCACGGGGCCAACCGCCTGGCGAGCAACTCGCTGCTGGAGGGGCTGGTGTTCGGCGCTCGGGTGGCGGCCGATGCCAAGCCCCGGCCGATGGCGATGCCGCGTTTGGCGGTGCGCAAGACGGCCTCCCGGCCGCCGACGGAGGATGCCACCGCTCAACGGGCGGAGCTGCGCAACCTGGCCTGGCGACACCTGGGGCTCGAGCGGTCGGCGGAGGGGTTGCAGGCGGTCCAGCGCCGGTACCGTCGCCTGGCCGAGGAGCTGCCGGCGATCGAGGAGAGTACCTTCGCGGCCCTCGAATCCCGCAACCTGGTGGCCGTCGGCCTCGGGGTGGCGCGGGCCGCCGAGCGGCGACGGGAGAGCCGCGGCGCTCATTTCCGTCGCGACTTCCCGGCGGTGGACCCGGCTTTCGCCTATCGTCTGCGCTGGCGTGGAGAAGAAGTCATCGATGCCCGCTCCGGCGGTCGTGTCCGCGAGGGAGCCGCCGGTGAGTGA
- the nadA gene encoding quinolinate synthase NadA, with amino-acid sequence MTTLAYTPDVERRTAPVFDLVQDVIPAVEWPVFAPHIDAIERLKSKRNAVVLAHNYQTPEIFHGVADVVGDSLALAQKGAETDADVIVLCGVHFMAETAKILSPEKTVLIPDERAGCSLADSITAEDIHLLRQRYPGVPVVTYVNTSAAVKAASDICCTSANAVEVVESLGVERVIFLPDEFLGKWVASQTDVEVILWRGHCEVHERFTADEIRAYRERFDHLEVLAHPECPPEVLAEADYVGSTSGMIRHVGESGSRRVVMITECSMSDNVAVHHPGVEFIRPCNLCPHMKRITLPKILRSLEEMRHRVEVDPAVAADARRAVERMLAVGRGAGR; translated from the coding sequence ATGACCACCCTCGCCTACACCCCAGACGTCGAGCGCCGCACCGCGCCGGTGTTCGACCTTGTGCAGGACGTCATCCCGGCGGTGGAGTGGCCGGTCTTCGCGCCCCATATCGACGCGATCGAGCGCCTCAAGAGTAAGCGCAACGCGGTGGTTCTGGCCCACAACTACCAGACGCCGGAGATTTTCCACGGGGTGGCGGATGTGGTGGGCGATTCCCTGGCGTTGGCCCAGAAGGGGGCCGAGACGGATGCCGACGTGATCGTGCTGTGCGGCGTGCACTTCATGGCCGAGACGGCCAAGATCCTGAGTCCCGAAAAGACCGTTCTGATCCCCGATGAGCGGGCCGGGTGCTCCCTTGCTGACTCGATCACCGCCGAGGATATTCATCTGCTGCGGCAGCGCTATCCGGGGGTGCCGGTGGTGACCTACGTCAACACCTCGGCGGCGGTGAAGGCTGCGTCGGACATCTGCTGCACTTCGGCCAACGCCGTGGAGGTGGTGGAGTCCCTGGGAGTCGAGCGGGTGATCTTTCTGCCGGACGAGTTCCTGGGCAAGTGGGTGGCGAGCCAGACGGACGTCGAGGTCATCCTGTGGCGGGGCCACTGCGAAGTGCACGAGCGCTTCACTGCGGACGAGATTCGCGCCTACCGGGAGCGCTTCGATCACCTGGAGGTGTTGGCCCATCCGGAGTGTCCGCCGGAGGTGTTGGCGGAGGCCGACTACGTAGGCTCGACGTCCGGCATGATCCGCCACGTCGGCGAGAGCGGCTCCCGGCGGGTGGTGATGATCACCGAGTGTTCGATGAGCGACAACGTGGCGGTGCATCACCCGGGGGTGGAGTTCATTCGTCCCTGCAACCTCTGCCCGCACATGAAGCGCATCACTCTGCCGAAGATCCTGCGCTCGCTGGAAGAGATGAGGCATCGGGTAGAGGTCGACCCGGCGGTGGCGGCGGACGCCCGGCGGGCGGTCGAGCGCATGCTGGCGGTGGGCCGTGGAGCCGGCCGATGA
- a CDS encoding thioredoxin domain-containing protein, protein MSQITPGRENRLAQESSPYLLLHKTNPVDWYPWGAEAFERAREEGKPIFLSVGYSTCYWCHVMERESFTDPAIGRQLAEGFVSIKLDREERPDVDEIYMTATQILTGQGGWPNSVFLTPDLKPFYAGTYFPPEDRHGRPGFSTLLAGLARAWGERRTDVELQAEEVADAMAKFIEGRFEAGDAPPSAAVFGRAVTSLTETFDPQWGGFGGAPKFPTPANLLLLLEALESHPPARPMLEATLDQMARGGIYDQLGGGFHRYATDREWKVPHFEKMLYDNGLLLEVYGRWFEATGDSQAERVIRQTAAFLARELTSPEGGFWSALDAETEGREGAFYAWSRDQLAAALDDETRTFLAPLLGLDGRAFFEGDWVLHLPETLAAQAARRRQSVDELRSAMAPGMEQLFDARAERPRPLTDDKILTDWNGTAIAGLAVAGRVLEDEVLIAQAARAARFVLAHLRAADGTLLHSWRQGEAKIPAMLPDYAFFVAGLLALAAAEPEEVWRAAAEELTEQQITRLRAPEGGSYVAAEGDDLLFRSRDVFDGALPAANSVAILNLLRLAEGPKGDRWREEAEAALAAFGPQAEALPQAARTLSLAARRWHGADLRAEAEGHAPPPLEAGDGSVEVDLAVEPAGEDGWRAFELKLEIAAGWHLYAPDAADQGLRPVSLSVVEGELAAVEIPAGEPLAVVGEPVPVLHGGVTLRGRLRSDGPVARLVLAYQACDDARCLAPARIELTVD, encoded by the coding sequence ATGAGCCAGATCACCCCCGGGCGCGAAAACCGCCTGGCCCAGGAAAGCAGTCCCTACCTGCTCCTTCACAAGACCAACCCGGTGGATTGGTACCCCTGGGGGGCGGAGGCCTTCGAGCGCGCCCGGGAGGAAGGCAAACCGATCTTCCTGTCGGTCGGGTACTCCACCTGCTACTGGTGCCACGTCATGGAGCGGGAGTCGTTCACCGATCCGGCGATCGGGCGGCAGCTCGCGGAGGGCTTTGTGTCGATCAAGCTGGACCGGGAGGAGCGCCCCGATGTCGATGAGATCTACATGACCGCCACCCAGATTCTCACCGGACAGGGCGGCTGGCCGAATTCGGTGTTCCTGACGCCGGATCTCAAGCCGTTCTATGCGGGCACTTACTTTCCGCCGGAGGATCGCCACGGCCGGCCGGGATTCTCCACCCTGCTGGCCGGCTTGGCCCGCGCTTGGGGAGAGCGGCGAACGGACGTGGAGTTGCAGGCCGAGGAAGTCGCCGACGCGATGGCGAAGTTCATCGAAGGGCGTTTCGAAGCCGGTGACGCACCGCCGTCGGCGGCGGTTTTCGGTCGGGCCGTCACTTCTCTTACGGAGACCTTCGATCCCCAGTGGGGCGGTTTCGGCGGCGCGCCGAAGTTCCCGACGCCGGCCAACCTGTTGCTGCTGCTGGAAGCCCTCGAATCCCATCCGCCGGCCCGGCCGATGCTCGAAGCGACCCTTGACCAGATGGCCCGCGGCGGCATCTACGACCAGCTCGGAGGCGGCTTTCACCGCTATGCGACGGACCGCGAGTGGAAGGTGCCGCACTTCGAAAAGATGCTCTACGACAACGGCCTGTTGCTGGAGGTCTACGGGCGCTGGTTCGAGGCCACCGGCGATTCCCAGGCGGAGCGAGTGATCCGCCAAACGGCGGCTTTTCTGGCCCGCGAGCTGACCTCGCCGGAAGGCGGTTTCTGGAGCGCTCTGGACGCCGAAACGGAGGGTCGCGAGGGCGCCTTCTACGCCTGGTCCCGGGACCAGCTCGCCGCCGCACTGGACGACGAGACCCGGACCTTTCTGGCGCCTCTTCTCGGCTTGGACGGTCGGGCATTCTTCGAGGGCGACTGGGTTCTGCATCTGCCGGAGACCTTAGCCGCCCAAGCGGCGCGGCGGCGGCAGTCCGTCGACGAGCTGCGGTCCGCCATGGCGCCGGGCATGGAGCAGCTCTTCGACGCCCGGGCCGAACGCCCGCGGCCACTGACCGATGACAAGATCCTCACCGACTGGAACGGCACCGCCATCGCCGGCCTCGCCGTAGCCGGCCGGGTGCTGGAAGACGAAGTGCTGATAGCCCAGGCGGCGCGGGCCGCGCGCTTCGTGCTCGCACATCTGCGGGCTGCTGACGGCACCTTGCTGCACTCCTGGCGCCAAGGTGAGGCGAAGATCCCGGCGATGCTCCCGGACTATGCCTTTTTTGTCGCCGGTCTCCTGGCCCTCGCCGCCGCCGAGCCGGAGGAGGTCTGGCGAGCGGCTGCCGAGGAACTGACGGAGCAGCAGATCACCCGCTTGCGGGCGCCGGAGGGTGGATCCTACGTGGCCGCCGAGGGCGACGACCTGCTGTTTCGCAGCCGCGATGTGTTCGACGGCGCCCTGCCGGCCGCCAATTCGGTGGCGATTCTGAATCTGTTGCGCCTGGCGGAAGGGCCCAAAGGCGACCGCTGGCGAGAGGAAGCGGAAGCCGCCCTCGCCGCCTTCGGCCCACAGGCGGAAGCGCTGCCGCAGGCGGCCCGAACTCTGAGCCTGGCGGCGCGTCGTTGGCACGGTGCAGACCTCCGGGCGGAGGCCGAGGGCCATGCACCACCGCCGCTGGAGGCGGGAGACGGTTCGGTGGAAGTCGATCTGGCGGTCGAACCCGCCGGGGAGGACGGCTGGCGAGCCTTCGAACTGAAACTGGAGATCGCCGCCGGCTGGCATCTCTACGCTCCGGACGCCGCGGACCAGGGCTTGCGTCCGGTGAGTCTGTCCGTGGTCGAGGGAGAGCTGGCGGCGGTGGAGATTCCCGCCGGTGAGCCGCTGGCGGTGGTTGGCGAACCGGTGCCGGTGCTACATGGCGGGGTGACGTTGCGGGGGCGATTGCGTTCCGACGGTCCTGTGGCGCGGCTGGTGCTCGCCTACCAGGCCTGTGATGATGCGCGCTGCCTAGCGCCGGCGCGCATCGAACTGACCGTCGACTGA
- a CDS encoding cobalamin-binding protein produces MTASPERVVPPGRTVSPRVVSLVPGGTEILFALGAGATVVGVSHECDHPPAAANLPSVTTTSLSAGSTPAEIDQAVRQAVATTTPLATLDEGLLRRLRPEVIVTQDLCPVCAVDESQLAGLAACPTVVSLAGGTLEGVFRDIQRTAEALGRPDAATELIANLRRRLRNVSQTIAHRRRPRLVAVALEWLDPLFLGGHWVPEMFAWAGAEDALVEAGEPSRRTDWKELAAADPDALVIMPCGFDEVSARRQMTALIGLSEWRALRAVRQGRVYPVDANGLFSRPGPRLVDGVEHLARLLHGPPA; encoded by the coding sequence TTGACCGCCTCGCCCGAGCGCGTTGTCCCGCCCGGCCGCACCGTCTCTCCCCGAGTCGTCTCACTGGTGCCCGGCGGTACGGAGATCCTCTTTGCGTTGGGCGCCGGTGCCACGGTGGTGGGCGTCAGTCACGAGTGCGACCACCCGCCGGCAGCGGCAAACCTGCCTTCGGTGACCACCACCTCCCTCTCCGCCGGCTCCACGCCGGCGGAGATTGACCAGGCGGTGCGGCAGGCCGTCGCCACCACCACCCCGCTCGCCACCCTCGACGAAGGGCTCCTCCGGCGCCTGCGGCCGGAGGTGATCGTCACCCAGGATCTGTGTCCGGTGTGCGCGGTGGATGAAAGCCAACTCGCTGGGCTGGCGGCCTGCCCGACGGTGGTCTCGCTCGCCGGCGGCACCCTCGAAGGGGTATTCCGGGACATCCAGCGGACCGCCGAGGCGCTGGGCCGGCCGGATGCCGCCACGGAGTTGATCGCGAACCTTCGGCGGCGCCTGCGGAACGTCTCCCAAACCATCGCCCACCGCCGACGCCCGCGGTTGGTGGCGGTGGCCCTGGAGTGGCTGGACCCGCTTTTTCTGGGCGGTCACTGGGTGCCGGAGATGTTCGCCTGGGCGGGTGCCGAGGATGCCCTGGTGGAGGCCGGAGAACCGTCCCGCCGGACGGACTGGAAGGAGCTCGCCGCCGCCGACCCGGACGCCTTGGTGATCATGCCCTGCGGCTTCGACGAGGTATCGGCCCGCCGGCAGATGACCGCCCTCATCGGCCTTTCCGAGTGGCGAGCGCTACGGGCGGTGCGCCAGGGCAGGGTCTATCCGGTGGACGCCAACGGCCTGTTCAGCCGGCCCGGGCCGCGGCTGGTCGACGGGGTGGAGCATTTGGCGCGCTTGCTCCACGGGCCGCCTGCTTAG
- a CDS encoding alpha/beta fold hydrolase, protein MNIAGHFHTVVPRLRYAFSPVPEPPSAEWALEIADSKLGTVRLSGRLSRCEAAGDRLLLLVHGLGGCSESPYMTRAARAALAAGFDVLRINLRGSDRRGEDYYHAGLGEDLRRVLACQDLAAYDHLYVLGYSIGGHVSLRMATEACDPRLHSVAAVCAPLDLAPCARHIDRASRVVYRTYLLNGLRSIYAAVAERREVPIDPAEARKIRFLREWDDRVVAPRHGFAGADDYYARASVGPRLGDLTVPALLVLSEDDPMIPATALEERLADRPAALTVRRVAIGGHLGFPKAVNLGLGHLPAESSTGGGPEVIEEQILGWLATV, encoded by the coding sequence ATGAATATCGCCGGCCATTTCCACACCGTCGTGCCGCGCCTGCGCTACGCCTTCTCGCCGGTGCCGGAGCCGCCGTCGGCAGAATGGGCCCTCGAGATTGCCGATTCGAAACTGGGTACGGTGCGCTTGTCCGGCCGGTTGAGCCGCTGCGAGGCCGCCGGCGACCGGCTGCTGTTGCTGGTGCACGGCCTCGGCGGCTGTTCCGAGAGCCCCTACATGACGCGGGCCGCCCGCGCCGCCCTGGCCGCCGGCTTCGATGTGCTGCGCATCAACCTGCGGGGATCCGATCGCCGGGGTGAGGACTATTACCACGCGGGTCTCGGTGAGGATCTGCGGCGCGTCTTGGCTTGCCAGGACCTAGCGGCCTACGACCATCTCTACGTTCTGGGCTATTCCATCGGCGGCCACGTTTCTCTGCGGATGGCGACGGAGGCCTGCGATCCTCGGCTGCACTCGGTGGCGGCGGTGTGCGCGCCGCTCGATTTGGCACCCTGCGCTCGGCACATCGACCGCGCCTCCCGGGTGGTGTACCGCACCTACCTGTTGAATGGCCTGCGCTCCATCTACGCCGCCGTCGCGGAGCGCCGGGAGGTCCCCATCGACCCCGCCGAGGCCAGAAAGATCCGCTTCCTGCGGGAGTGGGACGATCGGGTGGTCGCCCCCCGCCACGGCTTCGCCGGCGCGGACGACTACTATGCCCGCGCCAGCGTCGGGCCGCGCCTCGGCGACCTCACCGTACCGGCCCTGCTGGTGCTCTCGGAGGACGATCCGATGATCCCGGCGACCGCCCTCGAAGAGCGGCTGGCGGACCGGCCGGCGGCCCTGACGGTTCGGCGGGTGGCGATCGGCGGGCACCTGGGATTCCCCAAGGCGGTGAACCTCGGTCTCGGCCACCTGCCGGCTGAGTCCAGTACCGGCGGCGGTCCGGAAGTGATCGAGGAGCAGATTCTGGGGTGGTTGGCCACCGTCTAA